The Xanthomonas sp. DAR 34887 genome has a segment encoding these proteins:
- the accB gene encoding acetyl-CoA carboxylase biotin carboxyl carrier protein: MDLRKIKKLIDLLEESNLAEIEIKEGEESVRLARTPKGMVASAPQYAPAPAAAPPAAAPMPMSSPTEASTGGTAKPGNALPEGHVLRAPMVGTFYTSPSPDKPAFVSVGQAVKAGETLAIIEAMKMFNPIEADVSGTIVAILSESGVPVEFDQPLFVIG; encoded by the coding sequence ATGGATCTCCGTAAAATCAAGAAACTCATCGACCTGCTGGAAGAATCCAATCTCGCCGAAATCGAGATCAAGGAAGGCGAGGAAAGCGTGCGCCTGGCGCGCACCCCCAAGGGCATGGTCGCCAGCGCCCCGCAGTACGCGCCGGCCCCCGCCGCCGCGCCGCCTGCAGCCGCGCCGATGCCGATGAGCTCGCCGACCGAGGCCTCCACCGGCGGCACCGCCAAGCCCGGCAACGCCCTGCCCGAGGGCCACGTGCTGCGCGCGCCGATGGTCGGCACCTTCTACACCTCGCCGTCGCCGGACAAGCCGGCCTTCGTCAGCGTCGGCCAGGCGGTCAAGGCCGGCGAGACCCTGGCGATCATCGAGGCGATGAAGATGTTCAACCCGATCGAAGCCGACGTCTCCGGCACCATCGTCGCGATCCTCAGCGAAAGCGGCGTGCCGGTGGAGTTCGATCAGCCGTTGTTTGTGATTGGCTGA
- the accC gene encoding acetyl-CoA carboxylase biotin carboxylase subunit: protein MLDKVVIANRGEIALRILRACHTLGIRTVAVHSTVDRNLKHVAMADESVCIGPAASAESYLNIPALIAAAEVTDAQAIHPGYGFLSENADFAERVEQSGFIFIGPKADTIRLMGDKVEAIRAMKAAGVPCVPGSGGPLGEDIVANTKIAREIGYPVIIKAAGGGGGRGMRVVHSEAALKAAIETTKSEAKAAFSNDQVYMEKFLENPRHVEIQVLADGQGNAIHLGERDCSMQRRHQKVVEEAPAPGITEQLRNEIGKVCVDACVRIGYRGAGTFEFLFEDGRFYFIEMNTRIQVEHPVTERITGIDLVCEQLRIAAGHKLSIKQSDIVLRGHAIECRINAEDPETFMPNPGLITGFHPPGGPGVRVDTHIYSGYKVPPNYDSMIGKLIVHGPDRDTAIARMRVALSEMVVDGIKTNIPLQQRIMRDKGFQAGGQNIHYLEKRLAERKNKSIALV, encoded by the coding sequence ATGCTCGATAAAGTCGTCATCGCCAATCGCGGCGAAATCGCGCTGCGCATCCTGCGCGCGTGCCATACGCTCGGCATCCGCACGGTCGCGGTGCATTCCACCGTCGATCGCAACCTCAAGCACGTGGCCATGGCCGACGAGTCGGTGTGCATCGGCCCGGCGGCGTCGGCCGAGAGCTATCTCAACATCCCGGCGCTGATCGCCGCGGCCGAGGTCACCGACGCGCAGGCCATCCATCCCGGCTACGGCTTCCTGTCGGAGAACGCCGACTTCGCCGAGCGCGTGGAGCAGTCCGGCTTCATCTTCATCGGGCCCAAGGCCGACACCATCCGCCTGATGGGCGACAAGGTCGAGGCGATCCGCGCGATGAAGGCCGCCGGCGTGCCGTGCGTGCCCGGCTCGGGCGGGCCGCTGGGCGAGGACATCGTCGCCAACACCAAGATCGCGCGCGAGATCGGCTATCCGGTGATCATCAAGGCGGCCGGCGGCGGCGGCGGCCGCGGCATGCGCGTGGTGCATTCGGAGGCGGCGCTGAAGGCGGCGATCGAGACCACCAAGTCCGAGGCCAAGGCCGCTTTCAGCAACGACCAGGTGTACATGGAGAAGTTCCTGGAGAATCCGCGCCACGTGGAGATCCAGGTGCTGGCCGACGGCCAGGGCAACGCCATCCACCTGGGCGAGCGCGACTGCTCGATGCAGCGCCGCCACCAGAAGGTGGTCGAGGAAGCGCCCGCGCCCGGCATCACCGAGCAGCTGCGCAACGAGATCGGCAAGGTCTGCGTGGACGCCTGCGTGCGCATCGGCTACCGCGGCGCCGGCACCTTCGAATTCCTGTTCGAGGACGGCCGTTTCTACTTCATCGAAATGAACACGCGCATCCAGGTCGAGCACCCGGTCACCGAGCGCATCACCGGCATCGACCTGGTCTGCGAACAGCTGCGCATCGCCGCCGGCCACAAGCTGAGCATCAAGCAGAGCGACATCGTGCTGCGCGGCCATGCGATCGAGTGCCGCATCAACGCCGAAGACCCGGAAACCTTCATGCCCAACCCGGGCCTGATCACCGGCTTCCATCCGCCCGGCGGCCCTGGCGTACGCGTGGACACGCATATCTACAGCGGCTACAAGGTGCCGCCGAACTACGACTCGATGATCGGCAAGCTGATCGTGCACGGCCCCGACCGCGACACCGCGATCGCGCGCATGCGCGTGGCGCTGAGCGAGATGGTGGTGGACGGGATCAAGACCAACATCCCGCTGCAGCAGCGGATCATGCGCGACAAGGGCTTCCAGGCCGGCGGGCAGAACATCCACTACCTGGAAAAGCGCCTGGCCGAGCGCAAGAACAAGTCGATTGCGTTGGTGTGA
- a CDS encoding FAD/NAD(P)-binding protein: protein MRIAIIGAGFCGNVLAAAVARQGTASRLTLIGVADTFGRGIAYGAARPEHLLNVRAKDLGVDPQDPGGFADALQLDAAQRLEFLPRLLYGRYLEQHLDAALAASAVDVAQVSEEAVAVERGPDGFRIFLANGEDVVSDVVVLAIGALPPAALPGIGPRLAVHRRYIGWPWQDGVLDDVPPQARLLLVGTGLTMADVALTLRRRGHRGPITALSRRGLAPQAHLAQPGAPVTLPPSVAQALRNHDLTGLVRSLRQLTTVVEDWRCVVDALRPHLQPFWKGLAPAARSRFLRHLRPYWEAARHRLAPAAATALAQMQQQGQLRIRAGRLLRARLGETAVEAVIRDRGSSSARTEAFDVLIRATGLDTDVARTSHPLVATMRDAGLLQADPLGLGLVVDERLQVRDGSGHPVTGLYCLGPLLRGGLWEITAVPELRAGAQRLAAELAALEQARAAGGGVGSEAQQQAV, encoded by the coding sequence ATGCGAATTGCGATCATCGGCGCAGGATTTTGCGGCAACGTGCTGGCCGCGGCGGTGGCCAGGCAGGGAACGGCCAGCCGGCTGACCTTGATCGGCGTGGCCGATACCTTCGGCCGCGGCATCGCCTACGGCGCGGCGCGGCCCGAGCATCTGTTGAACGTGCGCGCCAAGGACCTGGGCGTGGACCCGCAGGATCCGGGCGGGTTCGCCGATGCCTTGCAGCTCGACGCCGCGCAGCGCCTGGAGTTCCTGCCGCGGCTGCTGTACGGCCGCTACCTGGAGCAACACCTGGACGCGGCGCTGGCCGCCTCGGCGGTCGACGTGGCGCAGGTGAGCGAGGAGGCGGTGGCGGTGGAACGCGGGCCGGACGGCTTCCGCATCTTCCTGGCCAACGGCGAGGACGTGGTCAGCGACGTGGTGGTGCTGGCGATCGGCGCGTTGCCGCCGGCGGCGTTGCCCGGCATCGGCCCGCGCCTGGCGGTGCACCGGCGCTACATCGGCTGGCCGTGGCAGGACGGCGTACTGGACGACGTGCCGCCACAGGCGCGGCTGCTGCTGGTCGGCACCGGCCTGACCATGGCCGATGTCGCGCTGACCCTGCGCCGCCGCGGCCATCGCGGCCCGATCACCGCGCTGTCGCGGCGCGGCCTGGCGCCGCAGGCGCATCTGGCCCAGCCGGGCGCGCCGGTGACGCTGCCGCCGAGCGTGGCGCAGGCGCTGCGCAACCACGACCTCACCGGCCTGGTGCGCAGCCTGCGCCAGCTGACCACGGTGGTGGAGGACTGGCGCTGCGTGGTCGATGCGCTGCGCCCGCATCTGCAGCCGTTCTGGAAAGGCCTGGCGCCGGCGGCACGCTCGCGTTTCCTGCGCCACCTGCGCCCGTACTGGGAAGCGGCGCGGCATCGGCTGGCGCCGGCCGCGGCCACTGCGCTGGCGCAGATGCAGCAGCAGGGCCAGTTGCGCATCCGCGCCGGGCGCCTGCTGCGCGCGCGGCTGGGCGAGACCGCGGTGGAAGCGGTGATCCGCGACCGCGGCAGCAGCAGCGCGCGCACCGAAGCGTTCGACGTGCTGATCCGCGCCACCGGGCTGGACACCGACGTCGCCCGCACCAGTCATCCGCTGGTCGCCACGATGCGCGATGCGGGCCTGCTGCAGGCCGATCCGCTGGGCCTGGGCCTGGTGGTGGACGAGCGCCTGCAGGTGCGCGACGGCAGCGGCCATCCGGTGACCGGGCTGTACTGTCTGGGTCCGCTGCTGCGCGGCGGTTTGTGGGAGATCACCGCAGTGCCGGAACTGCGCGCCGGCGCGCAACGCCTGGCCGCGGAACTGGCGGCGCTGGAGCAGGCGCGGGCTGCCGGCGGCGGCGTCGGCAGCGAGGCGCAGCAGCAGGCGGTCTAG
- a CDS encoding winged helix-turn-helix transcriptional regulator: MKDNVSGCSVEEAMRLLGGRWRLLLVSYLLEGPKRFNALRRDVPAISQRMLTLDLRALEEAGLIQRTVYPTVPVKVEYALTEDGRRLEPVVAVMKEFGLWVKARSAG, encoded by the coding sequence ATGAAGGACAACGTTTCCGGCTGCTCCGTCGAAGAGGCCATGCGCCTGCTGGGCGGAAGATGGCGCCTGTTGCTGGTGTCGTACCTGCTGGAGGGACCCAAGCGGTTCAACGCACTGCGCCGCGACGTTCCGGCCATTTCGCAGCGCATGCTGACCCTGGACCTGCGCGCCCTGGAAGAAGCCGGATTGATCCAGCGCACCGTCTATCCGACCGTGCCGGTCAAGGTCGAATACGCGCTGACCGAGGACGGGCGTCGCCTGGAACCGGTGGTCGCGGTGATGAAGGAGTTCGGGCTGTGGGTCAAGGCGCGGTCTGCCGGCTGA
- a CDS encoding AraC family transcriptional regulator, whose amino-acid sequence MHDLLSELVRLLQPRAVFANLISGKGNWAVRYAAYGQPGFCIVLEGSAVLAVDGQPPITIGAGDFVLLPTTPAFTLSGVLPAPPVFIDPQVVPGGQGELRHGEQGGAPDMLSLGGAFLFDSAHAGLLTSLLPTVVHVRGAGRLMQLVQMVGEEYQDRKPGNDYMLSRLVEMLLVEAMRWTTAGNAPPGLLRGLGDERLAPALTRIHACIDHAWTVGELAQAAALSRSTLFERFARTVGVPPMEYVLAWRMEVAKDLLRREGCSVAEVAQRVGYGSTSSFSVAFSRHVGAPPSHYAKR is encoded by the coding sequence ATGCACGATCTGCTTTCCGAGCTCGTCCGCCTGCTGCAGCCCCGCGCGGTTTTCGCCAACCTGATCAGCGGCAAGGGCAACTGGGCGGTGCGCTATGCCGCGTACGGGCAGCCCGGGTTCTGCATCGTGCTGGAAGGCAGCGCCGTGCTGGCGGTGGACGGGCAGCCGCCGATCACGATCGGCGCCGGCGATTTCGTGCTGTTGCCGACCACGCCGGCGTTCACGCTCTCCGGCGTCTTGCCGGCGCCGCCGGTGTTCATCGATCCGCAGGTCGTCCCGGGCGGGCAAGGCGAGCTCCGCCACGGCGAACAGGGCGGTGCGCCGGACATGCTGTCCCTGGGCGGTGCCTTCCTGTTCGACAGCGCCCATGCCGGCTTGCTGACCTCGCTGCTGCCGACGGTGGTGCATGTGCGCGGCGCGGGCCGCCTGATGCAACTGGTGCAGATGGTGGGCGAGGAGTACCAGGACCGGAAGCCGGGCAACGACTACATGCTGTCCCGGCTGGTGGAGATGCTGCTGGTCGAGGCCATGCGCTGGACGACGGCGGGGAACGCACCGCCGGGGCTGTTGCGCGGCCTGGGCGACGAACGGCTGGCGCCGGCGCTCACCCGGATCCATGCGTGCATCGATCACGCCTGGACAGTGGGCGAACTGGCGCAGGCGGCTGCGCTGTCGCGCTCGACGCTCTTCGAGCGCTTCGCCCGCACGGTCGGCGTGCCGCCGATGGAGTACGTGCTGGCCTGGCGCATGGAGGTGGCGAAGGACCTGCTGCGGCGCGAAGGATGCAGCGTGGCCGAGGTGGCGCAACGCGTCGGCTATGGCTCGACCAGCAGCTTCAGCGTCGCCTTCAGCCGCCACGTGGGCGCACCGCCCAGCCACTACGCCAAGCGCTGA
- a CDS encoding TlpA disulfide reductase family protein, with protein MNATPPRLLAVAAIAAVLGVAAAQLWWRTPTVAPPAPTTGHAPPAGVAAARPGDPAPALRLPTLDGGSLTLAQFRGRPLLVNVWASWCEPCVREMPELDRLARAQPADGLQVLGIALDRAEDVRAFLQRVPIGYPIALETPGPADASVRLGDTQGLLPYSVLIDANGRIVRQKLGPFAPGEAERWAQVP; from the coding sequence ATGAACGCCACGCCGCCGCGCCTGCTTGCGGTGGCGGCGATCGCGGCGGTGCTGGGCGTGGCCGCCGCGCAGCTCTGGTGGCGCACGCCGACGGTGGCGCCACCCGCGCCCACCACCGGCCACGCGCCGCCGGCCGGCGTCGCCGCAGCCCGCCCCGGCGATCCGGCACCGGCGCTGCGTCTGCCCACACTCGACGGCGGCAGCCTGACCCTGGCCCAGTTCCGTGGCCGTCCGTTGCTGGTCAACGTCTGGGCCAGCTGGTGCGAACCGTGCGTGCGCGAGATGCCGGAGCTCGATCGCCTGGCGCGCGCGCAGCCGGCCGACGGCCTGCAGGTGCTCGGCATCGCCCTGGACCGCGCCGAGGACGTGCGTGCGTTCCTGCAGCGGGTGCCGATCGGCTACCCGATCGCGCTGGAAACCCCAGGGCCGGCCGATGCCAGCGTGCGCCTGGGCGACACCCAGGGCCTGCTGCCTTACAGCGTGCTGATCGACGCCAACGGCCGCATCGTGCGGCAGAAGCTGGGGCCGTTCGCGCCGGGCGAGGCCGAGCGCTGGGCGCAGGTGCCGTAG
- the aroQ gene encoding type II 3-dehydroquinate dehydratase has product MARLLLLHGPNLNLLGTREPGVYGHTTLAQIDAALLAQATAAGHQLDSLQSNAEHVLVERVQAARGDGTAFILINPAAFTHTSVALRDALAAVAIPFIEIHLSNPHSREPFRHHSYFSDHALGVICGFGADSYRYAMDAALARLGAGA; this is encoded by the coding sequence ATGGCGCGACTGCTGCTGTTGCACGGCCCCAACCTCAACCTGCTCGGCACCCGCGAGCCGGGGGTCTATGGGCACACCACGCTGGCGCAGATCGATGCGGCGCTGCTCGCGCAGGCCACGGCCGCCGGGCACCAGCTGGACAGCCTGCAGTCCAACGCCGAGCACGTGCTGGTGGAGCGGGTGCAGGCCGCGCGCGGCGATGGCACCGCCTTCATCCTGATCAACCCGGCCGCGTTCACCCATACCTCGGTGGCGCTGCGCGACGCGTTGGCGGCGGTGGCGATCCCGTTCATCGAGATCCACCTGTCCAACCCGCACAGCCGCGAGCCGTTCCGCCACCACAGCTATTTCAGCGACCACGCGCTCGGCGTGATCTGCGGCTTCGGCGCCGACAGCTACCGCTACGCGATGGACGCGGCGCTGGCCCGGCTGGGAGCCGGCGCGTGA
- a CDS encoding AraC family transcriptional regulator: MPDSIAPGSNLHALTELRLRAHELLRARGAAGDGLHALLPGTWLAQSRAPRVPAPALYRPALGAVLQGAKQVLVGATVLEYRAGEALLTHVPVPARGMVTVGDRHQPFLGLVVELDPALLRQVCGEPGMPAAATMAPAPFSVVALQPALIDCLQRLLSLAADDLRAQQFLWPALQRELVFRLLQSPAGPALAAMAQPAPAARRLASAIRTVQHGFRQPLDASALASRAGMSTALFYRRFRDATGLSPLQYQKQLRLLEARRLLQQGGTSITAAAFAVGYESPSQFSREFSRLFGHPPRDSLPQPQR; this comes from the coding sequence TTGCCTGATTCGATTGCCCCGGGCAGCAACCTGCACGCGTTGACCGAACTGCGGCTGCGCGCGCACGAACTGCTGCGCGCACGCGGCGCGGCCGGCGACGGGCTGCACGCCTTACTGCCGGGAACGTGGCTGGCGCAGTCGCGCGCGCCCCGCGTCCCCGCGCCCGCCTTGTATCGCCCCGCGCTGGGGGCGGTGCTGCAGGGCGCCAAGCAGGTGCTGGTGGGCGCGACCGTTCTGGAATATCGCGCTGGAGAAGCGTTGCTGACCCATGTGCCGGTGCCCGCGCGCGGCATGGTGACCGTCGGCGATCGCCACCAGCCCTTCCTCGGCCTGGTGGTGGAACTGGACCCGGCGCTGCTGCGCCAGGTCTGCGGCGAACCGGGCATGCCAGCCGCGGCAACCATGGCGCCGGCGCCGTTCAGCGTGGTGGCGCTGCAGCCTGCGCTGATCGACTGCCTGCAGCGCCTGCTGTCGCTGGCGGCCGACGACCTGCGGGCGCAGCAGTTCCTGTGGCCGGCATTGCAGCGCGAACTGGTCTTCCGGCTCCTGCAGAGCCCGGCCGGCCCGGCGCTGGCGGCGATGGCGCAGCCGGCACCCGCCGCGCGTCGGCTGGCCTCGGCGATACGCACGGTGCAGCACGGGTTCCGCCAGCCGCTGGACGCGTCCGCGCTCGCCAGCCGCGCCGGCATGAGCACGGCGTTGTTCTACCGGCGTTTCCGCGACGCCACCGGCCTGTCGCCGCTGCAGTACCAGAAGCAGCTGCGCCTGCTGGAAGCGCGCCGGCTGTTGCAACAGGGCGGCACCAGCATCACCGCTGCAGCGTTCGCGGTGGGCTACGAAAGCCCTTCGCAGTTCAGCCGCGAGTTCAGCCGGCTGTTCGGCCACCCGCCGCGGGACAGCCTGCCGCAGCCGCAGCGCTGA
- a CDS encoding SDR family NAD(P)-dependent oxidoreductase, whose amino-acid sequence MQTATTPRPIALVTGGSRGIGRSIALHLAQQGSDLVITYRRQQAQAAETLGQLQACGVRAAMLPLDLAAADAMEAFVPAFQAQLARWGAARFDQLVNNAGLHAPAAFGDIRADDMDLLYRVHFQAPLLLLQVLAPQVADGGGIVNISSSLTRHVAAGSLVYAAMKSALETATRYLAAELGQRRIAVNAVAPGATETDFFGGAVRDDAGVNQYVAQHTAMGRAGRADDIGAAVAGMLSPGSRWITGQRIEASGGMLM is encoded by the coding sequence ATGCAGACCGCAACCACACCACGTCCCATCGCCCTGGTCACCGGCGGCAGTCGCGGCATCGGGCGCAGCATCGCGCTGCACCTGGCGCAGCAGGGCAGCGACCTGGTGATCACCTATCGGCGGCAGCAGGCGCAGGCGGCCGAAACGCTGGGTCAGCTGCAGGCATGTGGCGTACGTGCGGCAATGCTGCCGTTGGACCTGGCGGCCGCCGATGCGATGGAGGCCTTCGTGCCGGCCTTCCAGGCACAACTGGCGCGCTGGGGCGCTGCGCGATTCGATCAGCTGGTGAACAATGCCGGCCTGCATGCGCCTGCCGCCTTCGGCGACATCCGCGCCGACGACATGGACCTGCTGTATCGCGTGCATTTCCAGGCGCCGCTCCTGCTGCTGCAGGTCCTGGCGCCGCAAGTGGCCGACGGTGGTGGCATCGTCAACATCTCCAGCAGCCTCACCCGCCACGTCGCCGCCGGCAGCCTGGTCTACGCGGCGATGAAGAGCGCGCTGGAAACGGCGACGCGTTATCTGGCAGCGGAACTGGGCCAGCGCCGCATCGCAGTGAACGCCGTGGCCCCCGGCGCCACCGAGACCGATTTCTTCGGCGGCGCCGTGCGCGACGACGCTGGCGTGAACCAGTACGTGGCCCAGCACACGGCCATGGGCCGCGCCGGCCGCGCGGACGACATCGGCGCCGCGGTGGCCGGCATGTTGTCGCCGGGCAGCCGCTGGATCACCGGCCAGCGCATCGAGGCGTCCGGCGGCATGCTGATGTAG
- a CDS encoding four helix bundle protein has product MIWDSQQRPHERLTVWRDAMALVEATYRLTQNFPDAERFGLTAQMRRAAISVASNIAEGAARRSTAEYLRYLSMARGSLAELDTQMQIATRLQFGSPDAATLDLLNRTFSRLNALIRTLDDSRHLREPGALYESPISNPESHAR; this is encoded by the coding sequence GTGATTTGGGATTCGCAACAGCGGCCGCACGAGCGCCTCACGGTGTGGCGCGATGCGATGGCGTTGGTCGAAGCGACCTACCGCCTCACCCAGAACTTCCCCGATGCCGAACGCTTTGGACTGACCGCACAGATGCGGCGCGCGGCGATCAGCGTTGCCTCCAACATCGCGGAGGGCGCCGCGCGGCGGTCCACTGCCGAGTACCTGCGTTATCTGTCGATGGCGCGAGGCTCGCTGGCCGAGCTGGATACGCAGATGCAGATTGCGACACGGCTGCAGTTCGGTTCGCCGGACGCGGCCACCCTCGATCTCTTGAACCGCACCTTTTCCAGGCTCAACGCATTGATCCGCACGCTGGACGATTCGCGACATCTGCGCGAGCCCGGCGCCCTCTACGAATCCCCAATCTCGAATCCCGAATCCCATGCTCGATAA
- the gstA gene encoding glutathione transferase GstA translates to MKLYYIPAACSLAPHIVLHELGLEATLVRVDHRKHVTGDGEDFHRINPMGYVPALELDDGSVLREGPAIVQYLGDRKPELGLVPRNGSLQRYRLQEWLNFLTSEIHKGFIPLLYARLAGQYVDTARPKLEQRFAWIDAQLADRRFLMGDAFTVADTYLYALIGWGQAPWLISHYQADIHFDALQNLQAWYRRVHARPSVQQALREEGLQ, encoded by the coding sequence ATGAAGCTGTACTACATCCCGGCCGCCTGCTCGCTCGCGCCGCATATCGTGCTGCACGAACTCGGCCTCGAGGCGACGCTGGTCAGGGTCGATCACCGCAAGCACGTGACCGGGGACGGAGAAGATTTCCATCGGATCAACCCGATGGGCTATGTGCCGGCGCTCGAACTCGACGATGGCAGCGTGCTGCGCGAAGGTCCGGCCATCGTCCAGTACCTGGGCGACCGCAAGCCCGAATTGGGCCTGGTGCCGCGCAACGGCAGCCTGCAACGCTATCGCCTGCAGGAATGGCTGAACTTCCTGACCTCGGAGATCCACAAGGGCTTCATTCCGCTGCTGTACGCCCGACTTGCCGGTCAGTACGTGGACACCGCCCGGCCGAAGCTGGAGCAGCGTTTCGCCTGGATCGACGCGCAACTCGCCGATCGCCGGTTCCTGATGGGAGATGCCTTCACCGTTGCCGACACCTATCTCTACGCGCTGATCGGTTGGGGCCAGGCGCCGTGGCTGATTTCGCACTACCAGGCGGACATCCACTTCGACGCGTTGCAGAACCTGCAGGCATGGTACCGGCGTGTGCACGCGCGGCCTTCGGTGCAACAGGCGCTGCGCGAAGAAGGCCTGCAATAA
- a CDS encoding protein-disulfide reductase DsbD family protein, which yields MTVLHRIAALCLLALAAFPALAISEKDLLPVDRAFVLSAQAPERGRIELHWKIADGYYLYRHRIAVRVLSGFKANPTVQLPAGHKKTDPYFGEVETYRGELNAVQSGVADPATTNLQVEVRYQGCADAGVCYPPQKRLLNVALPAAEAGAAAAPTSPLPGSAPGAAGPAAKPLFGASAGAVQGLPLPSDQAFGFEAIVGDGNTLLLRFTPAPGYYLYRDRTALALEGAAGIRTGMPRWPQGRSHQDEHFGNVVVYFDQTEVSVPLQRQRADAAEATLVATFQGCQTDGICYPPMTRRVKLSLPKGTLSPADQAEVAPLLVTPLDSRQADASAAAADASAPVTAPDAATAPDASVHNAARSTAPAAAPQNLLWVLLAALGGGLILNLLPCVLPILSLKVLGLAHSGESHARARSHALWYTLGVLASFAVVGGIAVAAHLLWGFQLQRPGFVAVLTYLMFAMGLSLSGVFTLSANLGGLGQSLSSRSGPVGDFFTGVLACVVSSACVGPFMGLALGYAFAAPPAIGMLVFLTMGLGLALPFLLVGFIPSLAKRLPKPGPWMETLKQVLAFPMYLTAIWLLWVLGKQRGVDAVALLLVGATLLALGLWWIERARWRSHKLGLRLAALLVLLALLPVWGVTRLAPPSATVERNTVAFSPEMLDRLRTDNRVVFVNMTADWCVTCKANERNVLSSDAFRDTLKRVDAVYMKGDWTNEDARISAFLAEHKAVGVPLYVVYGPGAPPTVLPPVLSQAVAEDALLRAAR from the coding sequence ATGACCGTGCTGCACCGTATCGCTGCCCTGTGCCTGCTGGCCCTGGCCGCCTTCCCCGCCCTGGCGATCAGCGAAAAGGATCTGCTGCCGGTCGATCGGGCCTTCGTGCTGAGCGCGCAGGCGCCCGAGCGCGGCCGCATCGAACTGCACTGGAAGATCGCCGACGGCTATTACCTGTACCGGCACCGGATCGCGGTGCGGGTGCTGAGCGGCTTCAAGGCCAACCCGACCGTGCAGCTGCCGGCCGGGCACAAGAAGACCGACCCGTACTTCGGCGAGGTGGAAACCTATCGCGGCGAGTTGAACGCGGTGCAAAGCGGCGTCGCCGATCCGGCCACGACCAACTTGCAGGTGGAAGTGCGCTACCAGGGCTGCGCCGACGCCGGCGTGTGCTATCCGCCGCAGAAGCGCTTGCTCAACGTGGCACTGCCGGCGGCCGAAGCCGGCGCGGCAGCGGCTCCCACCTCGCCGCTGCCGGGCAGTGCGCCGGGCGCGGCCGGCCCGGCCGCCAAGCCCTTGTTCGGCGCCAGTGCCGGCGCCGTGCAAGGCTTGCCGCTGCCGTCGGACCAGGCGTTCGGCTTCGAAGCCATCGTCGGCGACGGCAATACGCTGCTGCTGCGCTTCACGCCCGCGCCGGGCTACTACCTGTATCGCGACCGCACCGCGCTGGCGCTGGAAGGCGCCGCCGGCATCCGCACCGGCATGCCGCGCTGGCCGCAGGGCCGCTCGCACCAGGACGAGCACTTCGGCAACGTGGTGGTGTATTTCGACCAGACCGAGGTCAGCGTGCCGCTGCAGCGGCAGCGCGCCGATGCCGCCGAAGCGACCCTGGTCGCCACCTTCCAGGGCTGCCAGACCGACGGCATCTGCTATCCGCCGATGACCCGGCGGGTGAAGCTATCGCTGCCCAAGGGCACGCTCAGCCCCGCCGACCAGGCCGAAGTGGCGCCGCTGCTGGTGACCCCGCTCGACAGCCGCCAGGCCGACGCCAGCGCCGCGGCGGCCGACGCATCCGCGCCGGTGACCGCGCCCGACGCGGCGACCGCGCCCGATGCCTCGGTGCACAACGCCGCGCGCAGCACCGCGCCGGCGGCCGCGCCGCAGAACCTGCTGTGGGTGCTGCTGGCGGCGCTGGGCGGCGGCCTGATCCTGAACCTGCTGCCGTGCGTGCTGCCGATCCTGTCGCTGAAGGTGCTGGGCCTGGCGCACAGCGGCGAAAGCCATGCGCGCGCCCGCAGCCATGCGCTGTGGTACACGCTGGGGGTGCTGGCGTCCTTCGCCGTGGTCGGCGGCATCGCCGTCGCCGCGCATCTGCTGTGGGGCTTCCAGCTGCAGCGACCCGGCTTCGTCGCGGTGCTGACCTACCTGATGTTCGCGATGGGCCTGAGCCTGTCCGGCGTGTTCACGCTCAGCGCCAACCTCGGTGGGCTGGGCCAGTCGCTGTCCTCGCGCAGCGGCCCGGTCGGCGATTTCTTCACCGGCGTGCTGGCCTGCGTGGTGTCCAGCGCCTGCGTCGGCCCGTTCATGGGCCTGGCGCTGGGCTATGCGTTCGCCGCGCCGCCGGCGATCGGCATGCTGGTGTTCCTGACCATGGGCCTGGGCCTGGCGCTGCCGTTCCTGCTGGTCGGCTTCATCCCTTCGCTGGCCAAGCGCCTGCCCAAGCCGGGCCCGTGGATGGAGACGCTCAAGCAGGTGCTGGCGTTCCCGATGTACCTGACCGCAATCTGGCTGCTGTGGGTGCTGGGCAAGCAGCGCGGCGTGGACGCGGTGGCGCTGCTGCTGGTCGGCGCCACGCTGCTGGCGCTGGGCCTGTGGTGGATCGAGCGCGCGCGCTGGCGCAGCCACAAGCTCGGCTTGCGCCTGGCCGCGCTGCTGGTGCTGCTGGCGCTGCTGCCGGTGTGGGGCGTGACCCGGCTGGCGCCGCCCAGCGCCACCGTGGAGCGCAACACCGTGGCCTTCTCGCCGGAGATGCTGGACCGGTTGCGCACCGACAACCGCGTGGTGTTCGTCAATATGACCGCCGACTGGTGCGTGACCTGCAAGGCCAACGAACGCAACGTGCTCAGCAGCGACGCCTTCCGCGACACGCTCAAGCGCGTCGATGCGGTGTACATGAAGGGCGACTGGACCAACGAGGACGCACGCATCAGCGCCTTCCTGGCCGAACACAAGGCGGTGGGCGTGCCGCTGTACGTGGTCTACGGTCCGGGCGCACCGCCGACCGTGCTGCCGCCGGTGCTGAGCCAGGCGGTGGCCGAAGACGCCCTGCTGCGCGCGGCGCGATGA